Part of the Stackebrandtia endophytica genome is shown below.
GGCCGCCCTTCTCCCGCCATCGGGTGAGGCGCCGCCGCCCCCGGGCCGCATCGGTCGTCACCGGAACCGAAGGCCCGAGGCGGTCGATGAGCGGTGTGGCGAGACCGTGGACGGCGGTCGGATCCAGAGACTCCACTGTGTTTCCTTCCATCCGAGATCGACGAGATGGGGCGAACACATTGACCTATGCGTTCGCCCCTTGAGCTTCAGGCCGATCGACCGTCAGCAGCAGCAGTTGGGGCTACCGGACCATTTGGTGCAACCCGTGGTCGGTATGGCCGCCTCCGGCAGCAGCAGCTCCTCGAGTTCGGCGTCCAGGTCGCCGGCCGGGTGATCGATGCCGGCGAGCTCGTCAGTGGACAGACCCGCTCGGAACTCCACATCGGTCCACGCCCGGGTGAGAGTGTCGGTTGACATGAGGCACACTCCTTTCGCTACCGCCCGATCCATTGTGTCGTCGGGCGAGTGGCATTGAGTCTGCCGTCACGGACTGATACGGTTCGCAATCCTCGGCTAATCGTCCGCTAACCGCGTCACGGCTCACTCACGGGAGCACAGCATGCGATTTTCGATTCTCGGCCCCCTCAGCGTTGACATCGACGGCGAACCGATCAACATCACGCGGCCCCGATGGCGCTCCATATTGGCCTATCTCCTGCTACAGGCGAACCGGCCGGTCACCACCAGCCGGCTGGTCACCGCGATTTGGGGAGACCACCCGGTCCCCACGGCCAACACACAGGTGCACACCGCGGTGTCGGTGCTGCGTCGGACGTTTCGGCGAGCCGACCCGGCCGAGGTGATCGCGAACCCACCCACCGGATACCTGATCAACCTCGAAGAGAAACAACTCGACGTGCTCGGTTTCACCGCCACCGTATCCACGGCACGCGTCGGCACCGACACCCCCGACGACCTGCGTCGTGCACTGGACCTGTGGCGGGGCCCCGCGCTGGAGGGGATCACCGCGGCGTTCGCCGACGCGGCGCGCGCCCGACTCGAGGAGGAGCGACTCTTCCTCTTCGAGAGACTGATGGATCTGGAGATCGACCGCGGCAACACTCGGGACATCACCCCCGAGATCATGGGGTTCATCGACCGCCACCCCCTGCGGGAATCGCTGGTGGAACGGCTGATGCTCGCGCTGTACCGCAGCGGACGAAAGTCCGACGCGCTACGGGAGTATGCCCGCATTCGAGAACGGTTGAGCACCGACCTGGGCGTGGAACCGGGCCCCGACCTTCGTCGGCTGCATCTGGAGATGCTGCAGGACGGGCCGACGGTTCGCCACCGGACACCCGAACGCGACCGAGCCCGACCGGCCCATCAACCACGACGACTACCCCGCCCCTCCCCTGCCTTCACCGGTCGAGCGGCCGAGCGCACCCAGCTGCGATATGCATTGACCCGACGGCCGGATGAGCGCACCGTGGTCTCTCTGCACGGGGCCGCCGGGGTGGGAAAGTCGGCGGTGGCCATCCAAACCGCTCACGACCTCGGTGGCGACTTCCCCGACGGGCAGCTCTACATCGACCTTCTCGGTTCCTCGCCCGGACCGGCACCGGACCGCCTGGGCGTCCTCCGCCTCGCGCTCCACGGCATGGGACTGGCCGAATCGGACATTCCATCGGATGAATCCGAAGCGGCACAGCGTTTCCAGCAGCTCGCCGCCGATGCCCGTCTACTGGTCCTATTGGACAACGCCGCCGGCCCACACCAGGTGAGTGACATCCTTCGAATGGTCCGCCGCGGCGCCGTGATCATCACCAGCCGGGCGCCGTTGGAACCGCCGGATTCGGACCTTCAACTGCGGATTGACGTGTTGCCACCGGCCGACGCCACCGCACTGTTGGATCGCATCGCCGGTCGTGCCGGTGCCGACTGGTCACAGTTCAACCGAATCGCCGCCTACTGTGACTATCTGCCGTTGGCACTGTGCATCGCCGGCGGCCGGCTGGCCCGGCATCCCGATCTGACCGGGGCCGGCCTGACCAGGGAACTCACCACCCAACGCGATCGACTGGACGCGCTCGACATGGATGGTGTGGGAGTCTCATCATCCATTAAGGTCGGCTACGATCCGATCGCCCATGGCAACGGCCCCGTCGACAGGGTCGCCGCCACCGCCTTCCACGCCCTCGGCCTGCTCCCGGTGTCCTCTCTCGACGTCGCGGTCGTATCGGCGATGTCGTGTCCCGACGACCCCACGCTAGCCGCCGCCGCACTGAATCGATTGGCACGGGCCCAGTTGGTCACCGGTGACGAGGAGGGCCGTTATCGACCGCATTCACTGGTTCGGGCGGCCGCCGCCGAATACGCCGCCGAGTCCCTGACGGTTCCGCAACGCGACGAACTCCTCGGCCGCGCGATCGCCTTCTACACCGCCTGCGCCGTCCGGGCGGAGGACCTACTGCGACCTCACCGTCAGCCCGATTCCCGCCCCGAGCCGGTCGATCCGGTGTCGTCGGAGGTCCTCGACCTGGTGTTGCGCAGCGGCGACGACGTCGGTGGCTGGTTGGACTCCTACCTCCCCGACCTGGTCTCGGTCGCCGCCATGGCCGCCATGTCCCCCGCCTCCGCACGCCAGGCCATCGGCATGGCCGGGGCGTTGTCCTGGATCCTGCGCCACCGGGGAGACTTCCGACGAGAACACGTCCTGGCCCGCAACGCGGTCCGAGCCGCCGACCGGCTGGCCGATCCGGTCGTGGTGCGCCAGACGCTCATCCGCCTGGGGCGGGTCGAGTTGTACCTGGGACGTCAATCCGTCGCCGACAAGCACTTCGAACGCGCCTTGGCCTCGGCGCGCACCGACGGTGACGTGCACAGTCAGATCGCCGTACTGAACGACCTGAGTCTGGCGGCGATCAATCGGGGTGAACTGTCGAGCGCCGAGCGGCTGTTGGGCGAGTGCGTCGGTCTGGCGACACCGCTGACCGCTCGAATCGATGTCACGGCCGCCACTCGGCACAATCTGGCGGTCGTCGAGGCGCTCCTGAATCGGTGGCAGGCCGCGTCACGGTTGTTGCACGAGGCCATCGACCTACGTACGTCGGCAGACCCGGCCGCAGAGGGCTCCGACCGGGTGCTGTTGGGCGTCGTCTACTGCGCGATGGGACGGCTCGACGACGCCGTCGATCAGTTGAGCGTCGCCACCGACACCTGCGAAGGACACGGCGACCTGGTCGGCGCCTGGTTCGGGCTGACGGCACTGACCGTGGCACATCTGAGACAGAACCGCGACGCCACCGCGGCCGCGACCGGACGACGATGCCTTCTCCTCGCGCGCAGTATCGGACAACCGTTTGCGGAGAAGAGCGCCCATCACCTGCTGGCGTTGGCGCTGGCGGCCACCGGGGAATCCGAGGGCGCCCGGTCCCACCGACGACGATCCGAGGCCATAGACGCCGCCCCGGTGACACCCGATACCCGACTGATCGCCACGTTGTTGGTCGGCTGACCTCGGTCGCAGGAGGCGGACGCCGTCTGACCGGCCGCGACGAACGCGGCCGGTCAGGTGGGCGGAATCAGCGGAACGAGTGTTCCTCGGCGGGGAAGACCCCACCGCGGACCTCGTCGGCGAACTCGGTCGCGGCCGCGGCGATCACGCCCGCGACATCGGCGTACTTCTTGACGAATCGGGGACCCGACCCCTCACGCATGCCCGCCATGTCCTGCCACACCAGGACCTGTCCGTCGGTATGCGGACCGGCGCCGATGCCGATGGTCGGAATGGACAGTTCCTTCGTGATCTGAGCCGCCACATCGGACATGACCATCTCCAACACCACGGAGAACGCTCCGGCCTCGGCGACGGCGTGGGCGTCGGCGACCACGGCGGCGGCCTGGTCGGCGCGACCGGCGACCCGGTAACCACCGATGAGGTGCTCACTCTGCGGGGTGAAACCCACGTGCGCCATGACCGGGATGCCGGCTCCGGTCAGTGCCTTGATCTGTTCGGCCATGCGGACACCGCCTTCGAGTTTGACGGCGTGCGCACCGGCCTTCATGAACCGGACGGCGGTCTCCAAGGCCTGCGTCGGGCCGGCCTCATACGAGCCGAACGGGAGGTCGGCGACCACGAGAGTGCGGCTGGTCGATCGTGCGACCGCCGCCACCAGCGGCAGCAGCTCCTCGGGGGTCACCGACACGGTCGTCTCGTAGCCGTAGACGTTGTTGGCGGCCGAGTCGCCCACCAGCAGCACCGGAATCCCGATCCGGTCGAAGATCGCGGCCGTGTACTGGTCGTAGCTGGTCAGCATCGGCCACTTCTCGCCGCGTTCTTTGGCCGCCAACAGGTCGCGGGTGCGGATGCGGGAGCTCTTCTTCGCCGGGCCGTACAGCGAGGGCACTTCGTTGTGCGAGGACATGATCATCTCCGTTGAAATCCTCGGGGCCACGAGGGGTCCCCGGGCGGGAGGGCTCGATCGCCCTATGTCGTCCCTCAGCCTAGTACCGGTGACCGAGGGGTGGGCTGTGAAAAACACAACCGACGGCGTCACCCCAGCCCCGCGACGACCGCCTCGGTGACGCCGCGGGTATCGCCGGTGCCGGACAGGTCGGGAGTGCGGGTGGCTGGTGTCGCCAGCGAGGTCGCCACCCCGGTCATGATCCGCTCGGCCACCTCGGGGTGGCCCAGGTGGTCCACCATCATCGCGGTCGACCAGATCGCCCCGATCGGGTTGGCGATAGCTCGACCGGCGATGTCGGGGGCGGAGCCGTGTACCGGTTCGAACATGGACGGAAAGGTGCCCTCGGGGTTGAGATTGGCCGACGGTGCGATACCGATACTGCCCACGACCGCCGCGGTCAGGTCCGACAGGATGTCTCCGAACAGATTGGACCCCACGATCACGTCGAAGGCCGCCGGATTCATCACGAGTTTGGCGCACAACGCGTCGATGTGCTCCGAACGCCAATCGACCTCGTGGAGCTCGGCGCGTTCGGCGACGATCTGATCCCAGAACGGCATCGTGTGAACGATTCCGTTGGATTTGGTCGCCGAGGTCAGCCCTCGGCCACGCCGGGACGCCAGCTCGAAGGCGTAGTCGACGACCCGGGTGACGCCGGTTCGGGTGAAGACCGATTCCTGCATCGCGACCTCGGTGGCGAATCCCTCGTAGAGTCGGCCGCCCACCCGGCTGTACTCGCCCTCGGTGTTCTCACGGACGATGACCAGATCGACGTCTCGTGCCAGTTCGGGTCGCAGTGGGCTGGTGACACCGTCGAACAGTCGCACCGGGCGCAGGTTCACATACTGTTCGAACGCCCGGCGGATCGGAATCAGCAGGCCCCACAGTGAGACGTGGTCGGGTACGTCGGGGGCACCGACCGCGCCCAGCAGGATGGCGTCGAACTGACCGAGTCGGTCGAGGCCGTCCTCGGGCATCATCGCCCCGCGGTCGAGGTATCGACGGCACGACCAATCGAACTCCTCGATGGTGAACTGCAGGTCGGTGCCCGCCGTGGCGGCGGCCAACACCGACAACGCGGCGGGGGTGACCTCGGTGCCGATACCGTCTCCGGGGATGACCGCCAAGCGATACGTCGTCATGCCGCCAGTGAAACAACTTCGGACGGCGCCGTCCACGACCGGTGTCCGATACCGGTTATAGGCAGCTCCTATTCACCGGTGCGGGCCACCGCCAAGAACTCGGCGGCCGCCGGGGACAGCCACCCGTTGCGGCATGCCAGGAACAGTTGTAGCCCCGCGGCCGGGTCCAGATCGCAGACCACGGCGCCGGCCCGGGTGGCCAGCGGACGCCACGCCTCGGCCAGGACCCCCACGCCGACCCCGTTGAGCACCAGTGGAAGGACCGCCTCGCGGTGTTCGGTCTCCACGGCGATCGTGACCGGTACCGGAACGGCTCGGATCTCCTCGACCAGCCGCCTGATCCCGGTACCGTGTTCGCCGACGATGAGCCGCACTCCGGCCAGTTGCTCCCACCGGACCGGTTCGCCGGTGACGAATCGGCCGTCCGGCGGTGCGACGAGAACGAATCGCTGTCGCTCCAACGGGTACAGCCGCACGTCGGCGACGGCGGGCTTGTCCCACGACGAGAACAATCCCAGCTCCGTCACTCCACTGTTGACCATGTCGATCACGCTCGTGGGGACCGGCGCGTCCTTCACGGTGACCCGGACGTCCGGGAATTTTCCGAGAAAGTCACTGATCAAGCTGCTGAGTGGCTCCACCGCAGGGGACGGCATGGAGGCGATCGACAGGGTGCCGCTGACCAAGGCGCCGACCGATTCCACGGCCGCGCGGGCGGTGTCGAGACCGCGAACGACCTGTCGCGCCGGTTCGACCAGGGCCTGGCCGGCTTCGGTGAGGACCAACCCGCGCCCCAACCGTTCGAACAGCCGCTGTCCGAGATCGCGTTCAAGATTGCGGATCGCCTGCGACAGCGAGGGTTGAGCCAAATACAGTGCCCGCGCTGCGCGATTGATTCCACCCTCGTCAACGACCGCGAGGAAGTATTCGAGCTGCCGTACATCCACTGTGGCCTCACAATTCGAGAGGTCGCCGGTTCGATTCGGCGGCCACGGCGTCGAATCGATAGGCACAGCCTAACGGTCCCATAGTCATTCGGTGTCTTGCTGCCACCTTCGGCGACCAATATGTTCTCCGATACGCCACCCGCGTTCCAAGGAGGACCTGATGGCAGAGAATGAACAACCACAGGGGACGAAAACCGACGTAGACAAGGCATTGCTGGGAAGCGCGACATATCGCAGTCTCGGCGAACAACGACTCTCACCGGCCGAGGAACGCTTCGAGAGGGCCCGCCGCACCACCGGATTGTGGCTGGCGCCGTTGGTCACCATCGTGTTCTGGATACTACCCCTGGAGATGGACCGCACGCAGCAGTCGCTGGGGGCCATCCTGCTGGGCGTGGTCGTGTTGTGGGTGACCGAACCGGTGCCGATCCCCATCGGCGGGCTCATCGGCGTCAGCGCAATAGTGGTGTTGGGGGTCGCGGGCGCCGATGAGGCCCTGGGGCCGTTCGGATCCTCGACCATCTTCACCTTCATCGGCGCGTTCATCCTGGCTCAAGCCATGTTGAAGGTGGGTCTGGCCAGGCGTTTCGCGTTCTGGATCCTGGGGCTTCCCGGTGTCGGTCGATCCACCTACCGCGTCATCGCCGCCTTCGGGGTCATCACGTGTGTCCTGTCGGCGTTCGTGTCCAACACGGCGACGGTGGCGATGCTGCTGCCCACTGCGCTGGGGATGCTCGCCGTCATCGGCAAACTGCTGCAGGCTCGAGGTCTCGTGGCACAGGACTTCGACCCACTGCGACTGCGGGTGGGGGCCGCACTGGTGCTCACTCTCGCTTATGGAGCAAGCGTCGGTGGCCTGTTGACACCAATAGGTTCCCCACCGAATCTCATCGGTCGGGGGATGATCGAGGAGGCCACCGGGGTCAAGATCTCATTTCTTCAATGGGTCATCGCCGCCCTTCCCATCTGTGCGGTCATGTTCGTCATCCTCCTTGTCGTTCTGCTCTTGTTGAACAAACCCGAGATCAAACGAATCGAGGGCATCGAGGAATACATCGCCTCACAAAAAGCGGAGATCGGAAAACTCAGTCGTCCGGAGATCAACACACTCGTCGCATTCGGAACCACGGTGACACTGTGGATATTCCCGGGAATCATCGCGCTGATCTGGACCACCGATTCGGAAATCTACGCAACGGTCAGCGCTCACTTGAATGAAGGCATCGTAGCCGTTCTCGGCGCCTCATTGCTGTTCATCCTTCCCACGGCGTGGCGCAAACGGGAATACACGATGGCCTGGAGCGACGCCGCCAAGATCGACTGGGGCACCATCCTGCTGTTCGGCACCGGCATCATCTTCGGTTCGCTGTTGGCGGGAACCGGGCTGGCCAAGACCATCGGGGTTTCGGCGTCGGAGGCGCTGGGACTGTCCAGCATGTTCGCGATCATCGCCTTCGCGGTCATTCTGGCGATCGTGGTCTCGGAGACCACCAGCAACACCGCCGCGGCCGCCGTCGTCGTTCCGATCGTCATCCCGATCGCCGCGGCGGCCGGGGTCGAACCGTTGATTCCGGCGCTGGCGGCCACTTTCGCGGCCTCATTCGGGTTCATGCTTCCGGTGTCGACACCGCAGAATGCGATCGCCTACGGCTCCGGAGTCGTACCCATCACCACGATGATCCGGTCGGGATTCAGCTTCGACATTCTGGGTGGAACCCTGATCCTGCTGACCCTGCCCGTCATGGCGGTGGTCAGCGGCATCGTCTGACCGAGGGCGCCGTCTGACCCGAGGGCGCCGGGTGACCGTGACGGCGGTCGCCCGGCGCACATTTCACACACCTGCTCGACACCCCCCCGTAGAACGGGAGGTTCGTCATACCGGGCGAATACATTGAGGACCGATACCCGAATGGAAGGACGAACCATGTCTTCGGAAACGTCGACGGGAAGAGTCATCGGTACCGTCGTATGTCTGCCCGTCCGCGACCTCCCTGCTGCGCTGGGCTTCTACCAGGCCGTCTTCGGCCTCTCCGGCCTGGAGATCGACGAGGGAATCGTCACCGTCGAGTTGCCCGGTCTCTCACTGTTCCTCATCGAGGAGAACACCTTCGAGTCCTACACCCGGAAGACCGGCCGCGGAGCGGCCTATCCGGGTGAGGGAACCGGGGTGATCCTCAGTTGCGCCGTCGCGTCGGCGCCGACGCTGGACGGCATGCTCGAAGCCGTCGCCGACAACGGCGGCACGGTGGCCGTGCCGGCGGCGGTCGACGCGGCGATGGGGCTCTATCTGGGCTACTTCTTCGACCCGGACGGGCATCACTGGGAGTTGGCACACTCCGGCGGGGACCGTTGACAGTCCGGATCACCCGACGGGACCACAGTGGTCCAACGCGGTCAACGCCAGAACCCGTGCCGCGGTGGCCACCTCGGCCACCGGCACCGACTCCCGCTGACTGTGCGCCAAGGTGATGTCCCCCGGCCCGTAGTGAACGGTGGGGACGGCGGCCAACCCGGTCATCAACCGCAGGTCGCTGCCGTACGGAGCCCCCCATACGTCGGGGGTCAGACCGGTCTGTTCGGTGTGGTTGGCGCGCAACCGATCCAGGATCGAGGTGTCACCGTTGATCCTTCCGGAGGCGAATTGGCCGCCCCACCACGTGACATGCACCGGATTGTCCCGCAGCCACGGATCGCGGCGACAGACCTCGGCGATCTCAGCCTCCAGGGCACGTCGGGCACCGGCGATCGACTCGTCCAGCGCCACACCCAGCCGTCCCTCGGCTACCAGGACCGCCGGAACCGTCGACACCCAGTCGCCGGCGTGCACCGTGCCGATCTCGATGGGGTAGGCGATATCCCACCGCGACATCACCGGGTCCACATCGGCGTTTCGGCGTTTCTCCAAGTCACGCAGCGCTTGGAACACCGGCCAGAACCGTTCCACGGCACTGACGCCGGCGCCTCGACGCGACGCGTGTGAGGCCTTGCCCGGAACGGTGAGCCGGAAGGTCAACGCTCCCCCGTTGGCGGGGACCAGGTCCAACCCGGTCGGTTCGGGTATGACACAGGCGTCCGCTCGCCAACCGCGCCGCAACGTGCCGAAGGTGCCCAGGCCACCGTCCTCCTCCCCGATCACGCACGCGACCATCAGGTCACCGGCCAACCTGACTCCGGATCGAGCCAGCGCCCGCGCCGCGAACAACGCCGAGACCAGACCACCCTTCATGTCGCACGCGCCCCGACCGTGAACGGCACCGTCGACGACCATCCCGCCGAACGGTCCACCCGAACCCCAATCGGCCGCGTCGCCGGGCGGGACGACGTCGACGTGGGCGTTGAACATCAACGAGCGGCCACGACCGGTTCCCGGCAGACGCCCGACCAGCCCCCACCCCTCGGAACGTTCCACCTCGGCACCCGGATAGTCCGGGTCGGCGGACAGCTGTTCCAGGGGCAACCGCCAGTGGTCCACTTCGAATCCCTCGGAGCGGAGCCAGTGCGCCAGTTCCGCCTGGATCGCGACCTCGGCGGTGTCGCCCCCGGTGCTGGGGATCCGAACCAGCTTGACGAGCAGCTCGGTCATGACCTCGACGTCGGCTTCCAGCGAGGCGAGGATTTCATCACGAGTCGACATGGTTTCAATGTGACATCGTTTCCTCGGCCATGCCAACGAAAACCGAGGCATTGGCCTCCTACCGACGACTGTTACCGTTGGCCGCCCCCGATCAGAAGGACGTCATCATGGTTCGCCGCCGACTGCGGTCACACGCGATCCTCGAAGCGATCAACATCCCGCTGATCGGGTGGGTCGCCCAGCTGTGGTTTCCGATCTCGACGAAACGAACCTGGTCGGTTTCGGTTGCCTGGCGATGCTGCTGGTGGTAGGCGCGGCATACTGGCGCGCCAAGATCGCGCAGTTGGACGCCGGGCGACGTCACCCACCGGGTATCGCGTGGTTTGCCCGGGCGCGGACGCTCTCCGTGGTCGTGCTGACGGCGGCGTCCGGATTCATCGTGTGGCGGGTGATCGAACAGCCGGGGGCCTCGACCTGGCCGGGGCTGGGGTTGGTGATGTTCTCCTGGCTGGAGTACATCAACTACTTCCATGTGCAACTGTCCCACCAGAGTCGTGCCGATCGGGCTCGACTGCGTCGTCACGGGCTCCGACGATCCCACCTGAGCCGAGATCTGGCGGCTTTCAGGCGAACAGCCCCGACACCCACTGGATCACCATCATCAGCCCGC
Proteins encoded:
- the panB gene encoding 3-methyl-2-oxobutanoate hydroxymethyltransferase, with product MIMSSHNEVPSLYGPAKKSSRIRTRDLLAAKERGEKWPMLTSYDQYTAAIFDRIGIPVLLVGDSAANNVYGYETTVSVTPEELLPLVAAVARSTSRTLVVADLPFGSYEAGPTQALETAVRFMKAGAHAVKLEGGVRMAEQIKALTGAGIPVMAHVGFTPQSEHLIGGYRVAGRADQAAAVVADAHAVAEAGAFSVVLEMVMSDVAAQITKELSIPTIGIGAGPHTDGQVLVWQDMAGMREGSGPRFVKKYADVAGVIAAAATEFADEVRGGVFPAEEHSFR
- a CDS encoding ArgE/DapE family deacylase, which codes for MSTRDEILASLEADVEVMTELLVKLVRIPSTGGDTAEVAIQAELAHWLRSEGFEVDHWRLPLEQLSADPDYPGAEVERSEGWGLVGRLPGTGRGRSLMFNAHVDVVPPGDAADWGSGGPFGGMVVDGAVHGRGACDMKGGLVSALFAARALARSGVRLAGDLMVACVIGEEDGGLGTFGTLRRGWRADACVIPEPTGLDLVPANGGALTFRLTVPGKASHASRRGAGVSAVERFWPVFQALRDLEKRRNADVDPVMSRWDIAYPIEIGTVHAGDWVSTVPAVLVAEGRLGVALDESIAGARRALEAEIAEVCRRDPWLRDNPVHVTWWGGQFASGRINGDTSILDRLRANHTEQTGLTPDVWGAPYGSDLRLMTGLAAVPTVHYGPGDITLAHSQRESVPVAEVATAARVLALTALDHCGPVG
- a CDS encoding DASS family sodium-coupled anion symporter codes for the protein MMAENEQPQGTKTDVDKALLGSATYRSLGEQRLSPAEERFERARRTTGLWLAPLVTIVFWILPLEMDRTQQSLGAILLGVVVLWVTEPVPIPIGGLIGVSAIVVLGVAGADEALGPFGSSTIFTFIGAFILAQAMLKVGLARRFAFWILGLPGVGRSTYRVIAAFGVITCVLSAFVSNTATVAMLLPTALGMLAVIGKLLQARGLVAQDFDPLRLRVGAALVLTLAYGASVGGLLTPIGSPPNLIGRGMIEEATGVKISFLQWVIAALPICAVMFVILLVVLLLLNKPEIKRIEGIEEYIASQKAEIGKLSRPEINTLVAFGTTVTLWIFPGIIALIWTTDSEIYATVSAHLNEGIVAVLGASLLFILPTAWRKREYTMAWSDAAKIDWGTILLFGTGIIFGSLLAGTGLAKTIGVSASEALGLSSMFAIIAFAVILAIVVSETTSNTAAAAVVVPIVIPIAAAAGVEPLIPALAATFAASFGFMLPVSTPQNAIAYGSGVVPITTMIRSGFSFDILGGTLILLTLPVMAVVSGIV
- a CDS encoding VOC family protein, with translation MSSETSTGRVIGTVVCLPVRDLPAALGFYQAVFGLSGLEIDEGIVTVELPGLSLFLIEENTFESYTRKTGRGAAYPGEGTGVILSCAVASAPTLDGMLEAVADNGGTVAVPAAVDAAMGLYLGYFFDPDGHHWELAHSGGDR
- a CDS encoding AfsR/SARP family transcriptional regulator, translating into MRFSILGPLSVDIDGEPINITRPRWRSILAYLLLQANRPVTTSRLVTAIWGDHPVPTANTQVHTAVSVLRRTFRRADPAEVIANPPTGYLINLEEKQLDVLGFTATVSTARVGTDTPDDLRRALDLWRGPALEGITAAFADAARARLEEERLFLFERLMDLEIDRGNTRDITPEIMGFIDRHPLRESLVERLMLALYRSGRKSDALREYARIRERLSTDLGVEPGPDLRRLHLEMLQDGPTVRHRTPERDRARPAHQPRRLPRPSPAFTGRAAERTQLRYALTRRPDERTVVSLHGAAGVGKSAVAIQTAHDLGGDFPDGQLYIDLLGSSPGPAPDRLGVLRLALHGMGLAESDIPSDESEAAQRFQQLAADARLLVLLDNAAGPHQVSDILRMVRRGAVIITSRAPLEPPDSDLQLRIDVLPPADATALLDRIAGRAGADWSQFNRIAAYCDYLPLALCIAGGRLARHPDLTGAGLTRELTTQRDRLDALDMDGVGVSSSIKVGYDPIAHGNGPVDRVAATAFHALGLLPVSSLDVAVVSAMSCPDDPTLAAAALNRLARAQLVTGDEEGRYRPHSLVRAAAAEYAAESLTVPQRDELLGRAIAFYTACAVRAEDLLRPHRQPDSRPEPVDPVSSEVLDLVLRSGDDVGGWLDSYLPDLVSVAAMAAMSPASARQAIGMAGALSWILRHRGDFRREHVLARNAVRAADRLADPVVVRQTLIRLGRVELYLGRQSVADKHFERALASARTDGDVHSQIAVLNDLSLAAINRGELSSAERLLGECVGLATPLTARIDVTAATRHNLAVVEALLNRWQAASRLLHEAIDLRTSADPAAEGSDRVLLGVVYCAMGRLDDAVDQLSVATDTCEGHGDLVGAWFGLTALTVAHLRQNRDATAAATGRRCLLLARSIGQPFAEKSAHHLLALALAATGESEGARSHRRRSEAIDAAPVTPDTRLIATLLVG
- a CDS encoding tartrate dehydrogenase, producing MTTYRLAVIPGDGIGTEVTPAALSVLAAATAGTDLQFTIEEFDWSCRRYLDRGAMMPEDGLDRLGQFDAILLGAVGAPDVPDHVSLWGLLIPIRRAFEQYVNLRPVRLFDGVTSPLRPELARDVDLVIVRENTEGEYSRVGGRLYEGFATEVAMQESVFTRTGVTRVVDYAFELASRRGRGLTSATKSNGIVHTMPFWDQIVAERAELHEVDWRSEHIDALCAKLVMNPAAFDVIVGSNLFGDILSDLTAAVVGSIGIAPSANLNPEGTFPSMFEPVHGSAPDIAGRAIANPIGAIWSTAMMVDHLGHPEVAERIMTGVATSLATPATRTPDLSGTGDTRGVTEAVVAGLG
- a CDS encoding LysR family transcriptional regulator, with the translated sequence MDVRQLEYFLAVVDEGGINRAARALYLAQPSLSQAIRNLERDLGQRLFERLGRGLVLTEAGQALVEPARQVVRGLDTARAAVESVGALVSGTLSIASMPSPAVEPLSSLISDFLGKFPDVRVTVKDAPVPTSVIDMVNSGVTELGLFSSWDKPAVADVRLYPLERQRFVLVAPPDGRFVTGEPVRWEQLAGVRLIVGEHGTGIRRLVEEIRAVPVPVTIAVETEHREAVLPLVLNGVGVGVLAEAWRPLATRAGAVVCDLDPAAGLQLFLACRNGWLSPAAAEFLAVARTGE